In the genome of Labrus bergylta chromosome 7, fLabBer1.1, whole genome shotgun sequence, the window TAGCCCTGCCACCACATGGGGGAAGAGAGTCAGCACCGCCCACTGCTCCGTTTCTAGAGGCAAACTGATGGAGTGTCGTCGCAAGAGTTCAACTGAAGGAGACCCAACAGActttacaaacaacaaaaagattttCTAAGAcataagaatcttgattttcAAATGGTAAAAGCACTCATCTGCCTCATAAGCCCAGGCCGCTGTTTCATGCCGCTTTATAACGCTCCTGTGACGTTTTGCGGGGCAAGCACAGCgctttgtgtgcgtgtgcatgtctgactgtgtgtttatgtggagctcctgctgtgccgcTCTTCCGCAACGCTGAGATCTCTCAGAAGAATTCAAACAGATTCCTCCAATTGATGAGTCAGTTTAGTGACCTCTGAAAGTAGCACTACCTCTCACCAGGCCGTGACATCACTGGGTGGGTGTGGTCCGCTCGGCAAACCGGTTAATAGTTTCACCTTGTGGAGAAGTGAACAGCAGCCGCTTCTGTGACGGGACTCGTTCtcattttaattgtttcctTCTAACACCCGAGAAGTAATTACAAAGTCACAAAGTTTGAGTCCCGATACTCAGCAGTTCTTTTATTTGCCAACAGCTTACTTTgacaaatttaaatatttccttacaagaaccaaacaaacaaagaaagccTCCAGCTGAGTGCACCTGCTCACACCTGAGTATTACCACATGCTGTCTTTTTATTCcggtcacttttaaaaacaaatgttttggcttcaggTTCTACATTCgtctgtcttttttattttcagtatttatcaCTTCTTCACAAAATTACTAAGCAAATACCAAAGGAAATTTCTAAAAGTGGACCCATCATGCTGGATGTCCAAACTAAACGCGAGCAGAAATTCAGATGGTAAACGTATGTTGGAGTTCAACGATACTTTGTGCAAACACAGTGATCATATTGTGTgcccaaaaaaatcaaattgtgTGAACAAGTTATCATCTAATTTGACAAGATAACTAGTTTAAACGCCAGAGATAATATCTCAAATAACATGATATCTAATCTGAGCCCGACGCGTGTGCACAATTTATTTTTGGTTGTAACAAGGTATTATCTTTTGCGTCCATGTAACTTATTATCTTGGGTGCACAAGATACATTTCTGAACCGAACAGGTGTGCACAACTTATTATCTGGGGTAACAaggtattattatttttttaatttatttgtttatttgacaggGACAGTGGACAGCCAATTAgctgtaccagatttagctataagctaatttacatctgtagtcccagggcaggagacagagacaatgtctctgtgaagaaacaaaacatacactaaCAACAGTAAGACAGTACACAACCACTGAACAATGACATTACACTAGTACACAATTATCTTATTATCTAAGTTAGATGATGAATTGTGTGCacaagatatatatatttttctaactttttgGGACTTCCGGGGCAGCAGTATGAATGTGGCAGCAACTTACCCATCAAACCGAACCGTGCCGGTCTGTTCCGTGTCCACTCGGTAATGGTCCAGGAGCAGCCGGACCACTTTATCGTGTCCGTTCCGGGCCGCGATGATGAGCGGGGTGGACCTCTGTCCGGCGAGCTGGGTCACGTAGCTGAGCAGGTACCGGGTCTCTCCCTCCGAGTGGTTGAGCAGCAGCGCGGCCAGGGTCAGGACTCGGCCCTCGCTGGCTGCCTTGTACACGTACCCGGCCAGAGACTCCATCTGAGCCCGACAGGTAGCCAGGACCTCCGCTTTCTTCGCAACTGGCGCCCGCAGTGTCCACTCCTCCAAAGCAAGCCGCCTCCCATTAAAAAGTCCAAACCGGCCCCAGGTCACACATGAAACGGGAAGATTCTCCGTTCTGAGCGCAGGAGAAACGGTTCTAACACGGGTTAGAGGTCCGACACGGAGCGCGTCCAGCTCCAGGTTTCTGCGTCCGGGTATCAGCTGAGCGAGCTAGCCGGTTAGCTCGTGTGCTAATGTTCGCTAACAGTTGTCCAAACACAAACTTCAGAGCTCAAAGTCTGAGTACTTTCTATGTTTCCTTGTTAATAGCCGCGAAAGTTGATCTGTTGTTGGTTATTATGAccagaaactgaaaacaaacaacgaTTTTGATAACAAACAACAGCACTTTCACCTTTCGCTATGTAGTCATTTGCCGGAAGTTCCAGTTCTACTTAAAAATACGTCCGACCGGAACAGATTCCACCTAAAAAGAGTTCCACTTTAGTCTTTTTTGTCAAAATCCCCAAAATTCGAAAGTTTACTTTAAATCAACACACATTGCACACAGGACTtgaaaaatagaatataattacataattaattaattaagaaAGTTATTCTTCTATGAGttaaaaactaaacagaaaacaatgtgaaggttttttttagggCGTTCAATATTTTTTGGTCCCCTAATTTTTATTTACCTTATTTTCAGGATTGTTACAGCATGTCAGTTAACCTGCACATTGGGTTTGACTTTAAATGTAGCCTATAGAAAACGTTAAAATATCAATTAAGAAAATATTATATTTACCATATTGTATATCCAggtttaaaggtccaatcagtaagatgtgtagtgagtgaaatgataaagtaaccttactatatgatcagacattaaggaaacatgctatgttgaagtgctggcttctctgacaacaatgcagcagccagtatgtcctccttctaactttagattctggtcctgaatgctctggtttacagaccgatgcagactggttggatccccagctcctgcagctgcatgCCTTATGTGTCCTTAGGGACACTGAACCGCAAGTTGTTGCTGCTTCATCAtctgagtgtgaatgtgtgtgaatgggattagttaatactgatggccGTTTAGGGTTTTGAGTAGAAAACTATAAAATaactttacaagctcaagtccatttatcatttagaGTGAACAAAGCTGCAGAGGCCTCTAACTTTATCAGACACCAGATCAGATTAAGGCTGCCTAATAACAAATCTGGGAGGAGGATCATAGAGATTACAGGATTATGTGCTGCTGGAGGACGTGATGTTATATGAAATCATTCTGCTTTGTTACAGTCTCATTCGAGGACTCGCATCTCATTCAGACTGAAACTATGAGGAAGGAAAAGTCAGGAAGACATCACTGAGGACGATTTGATCAAGATGAATGATTCTGCAGCTGCTTCActttactaaaataaaataaaaagaacttCAGGAGCAGAAGGAGACTGGACAGGAGGGATGCAGCCGTCCATCAGGAGGAGACAGAACCCTGCTCTGCATGCAGCAAAGTTCATCTGCAGGTTAGCAAAATCAATATTTCTTCATTAGATCAACTGTTAATCAACTATTCCAGTCATCTCTTATGGATCACACAGCTTTGGGGAAGTTCAAACATCAGCACAGCCTTCATGGTTTCTCCAATTTTGTGCATAAAgtcatttcaatcaggagagaaatTCAAAAATGTATATTCATTACAAGGAATAACATGGATATTTGACTTGAAAGAAATACTTTGGTGCTTACTCTACTctatggtggtggtggtggtggtggtgggggggggggggggggggtgtttggaGAATGTCAATTCTGAGCACCAACAGAATAaatccaccccctccccccataGAAtccagaccctggtggtggtgaagctgagaACTTGATGAGACTGGACAGGTAAAGAATTGAGCATGAAGGAAcgaaaggcagagaaagaatcatatttaaggGGAGAGCAGAACGATGACAGGCTGACAATGAGGGAGGAACGTCATGCCATTGGTTAGATGAGACCGCTGACAAGACTAATGATTACCCAATGACAGCTCGAGCATGACAGTGGAAACATGAGTGAGCGTGCAAAGAGGGATGAATTGGAAAGACCCGATCAAGAAGGCTGTTATAgccttcctgactgaacttacaCTAGAGCATCATAATACATGAGTCAGCAAATCTCTCACTTCTGCCACATTTCATTGTGTGAGGtacatttattgttttgctCATGGAgtttggtggctttgaagaAGGATGCTGCATAGGACTTTTTCGCAGCCACATGAACCTGGACCCCAAACTATGTTAGAGAAATGCCCAGGCTTAAAAATATCAGATGTCCTCCAGTTTAGGCCCATATTACCTGACCTCCTGTTTTGTTTCAAAAGAGTCCAACAATAATCCACAAGGAGAAACAGGGAGCGAAGAGGACTCAACATTTTTGTGTACGATTTTATTTCCCCTGTCATGTTTCTGTTCTGCAGCCGGTCGGTTGGTTCTGAAGAGATTGAGGTTGAGGTTCTGTCCTTAAAGCCTCGATTCCACTTTGACCTCTGGCTCTGCTTCACCGCACAGAACTGGATCCTGGATGTGGGTCGGCCTGTTGCCACGGTAACTTGATGCTACTGTATCTAAAGTTTCATGCCTGCAGGATAAGTTTCCCTAGTCTTGAATGTCTGAAGTtctttagaatcagaatcagaatcggggtatattgccaagtacatttacacatacaaggaatttgacttggtgtattggtgctaaacaagaAAGTTGAGTTTTTGcttttcaaccagtgtaaataagtctcagagctccccaaaacatgtgtgtgaagtttcttgttctaaatccactctgatcctgtatttgatcatgcctataaacccctctatttcagccctgctcggaacaggctgtttctgtgtctgtacctttaaatgtgtaaaggagctgtgtctgaccacgccccctttctggaagggcttgggtgtctctgccTTTCTCGCTCcgtgtcctattgtttacggtgagaaggcagactcagagggcagaacaaacacctagctgtgggagtgtcacccacctgggggaggggctactgccctttgtgatgtcatgaagggaaaatctccaaacggccacacattttctgaaaagtggaacaggaaaaagacggagaggatggacttttctcatcattggggggtttgtagatggaatagagacacatattagagttaaaGGAACATGGTGAGGAGGACTTTATGAATATGTTACCTTTTACGGGCTGTGATTGTGCAGTAGTGCTTCATAAAGACAATTAAAGATAAGTATTTCAAATTTGCGTTTTCTTTAATTGTtaaatgtttctgcagctcaTCCTCCCAGCAGACTGGTTTCCTCTGAGCCGTCCAGGTGTTGCAGAATATCTCCACATCCTGTACAACATCAGCGCTCCGCTCGTTCTGCTCAAAGTAACTGAGATGCAAAACTCATCACGACTGAAGAATAAACTTTTACTGAGTCTTTCCTCTGTAGACATTCTGATTACAGTCAAACTTCTGTTCTCGCAGATGCTCGAACACAGCCCCAGGAAGCCGCCCCGCTTCGCCACCCACCTCGGCATCATCTCCATCGTCATGGGAACCAGCCTGCACCTGGTGGCGGACTCCATCACACGACGGCTCTTTCTCATTGGTTACCAGCTGCACCTGTCAGTCAGAGAGAATCCATTGATGCAGGACCTCAAACTGTCCTCGCTGGTGGGTTCAACATCAGAAAATAAGATTCACTGTTTGGTTACGCCTGTAGACTTACATTGTTCTGATTATCACTTCATGTGATGTTGTTTCTATCTTTTAAAGTTCATTTATCTTCTTACAagttggtcctcttggtcttaACCCAAGTTTTCTGAGttattttgatgtttgtgttctgaTGTCGGACGGggtttttgtttgggttcttttgctgtctgtgttttgttgttgttggtcgaCTGTCTCATCGTGTCagagcactttgtaaaccctGCTTTCTAGGTATATAGTTAAAAAGTTtactaaaataaatgtattaaatggtTTAATGAAAGATTGATCGGtactttgttttttcagattGATGCCTTTGAGCTTCTGTTTCACTTTGACGACACTCTCGGTCATCTGATGtggtaaaaaaatgttctgatttATTCTTTATAGCTTTTATTAATTACAGTCTTTTTGCTTTTAATGTTTAAACAGTCCTTTTTTATTGTGGTTATCTTGCATTATTACCTTTTAAAAGTTGTGaattttgcagtgtgtccatgTTTCCTTTATTGATTTCTGTCCCCTGCCTCCTGTGATGGATTCACTTTTAAGTGCCCAGCGTCATTGTAACTGAGCGACAATCAATCATTGTTTGTTTAGAGCCAATTCATAGGAAGTGTTATCTTGAcatgctttacaaaaagcagataaaagactGAACTCTAGCAGCAATCCAGAAGAACCTACAAGACAAGAGTGTGTTTTCTGAGGATTAAACTAATGAAAGGACAATGATTTCAAAGACCAATTATGCAGATTTCTTATTAAGAACATTTACAAAATTAAAAGTACAAGCTTCACAGATCCATCAGTGAAATGTCTCCTGTACAGATTAAAAGgcgttcctcctcctcctccccctccgtCTCTTTCAGGTACGTCCCTCTCTTCCTcgccctcttcctcttcttcagtggTTGTTTCAGTCGCAGGAAGCATGGGGAGAAGATGCCTGCAGCGGGGTGGATGCTACTCGCCCCCAATGTTGCCTACTACTGGTCAGACTGCCTTACTGCGATAATACGCACGCTTTGTTTCTGCTTTGTAACTGAGGGTGAAAGGTTAAGTCTCTGTAGGAGAAAACAACACTTCTGCTTCTGTATTTAAAgtaataatttaaaaagcatttatAAGGAATGACCTCCGATTCAATTAGCACCGTTTATTAATCAGTTTATTTCCCCTGGTTTGGAGATTTTAAAGATaacccccttctccacctttccaaacagtcccctgtggtctaaatgaaacatctgtgctgtgctttggtcaaaatataacatgaatcaagcaccagaggaggtttgtgaccctgtataaagcagctctctcagaacgctccgttttggtgtgtgtgtctctttaaatgcaatgagccccccctgagttttccccgtagacatcactcctctgtagcgagaattaaaaatggccgacctgcgtTTAAGATTTGTTCTAGGCttgggtggagtccatgggtggagataccaggggaggggagggtattttttttttaccagaatcccattgtgacatcacaaggagagcggAAACGgaacatttgaaacggagcatttttctctgtgttgtaagacttatgcagaccacaaacaaaggactggatggatttatttcacattttctgggtctgtagacactcaggttacccaaatatatgttctaaaacactgaagaagtggattttttataATATGCCAGAAAAAAGATCAGAGTCACTGCATCAGCTTAGCTTAgtctatttattttaaagtgtgaGACTGTGTGCTTAAAGCAGTGAcctttgatttttgtttctctgatAACAGCTGATTTAAAACCGTTAGAAGTATCTGATGAACTGAACACCACCACCtgaggctttgtgtgtgtgtgtgtgtgtgtgtgtgtgtgtctgggtgttAGTAATAATTGATCAGTTGGTTCTCAGGTGTTGCTgaataattactttattgactGAGGAGCACTCAACACCAAGCCTGAAAGTCAAAAGCATGCCGGGTGGGTTTGAGTGATtaagcaaattaaaaacaatcaatacAATGTTCCTCACATTATCTCTGAGtgtggtttaaaatgtttaatttttttttgttttggctaCTTCTAAACTTCAGACACAGTTCCTGTATTCATGTGGTGTTGGAcacgctgtcggtcaccactcgtattataggtagcgtactaatcgagaataatgtctCAATCAACATGTCaaatcggccaaaaaaaggcagacggagGTCGACGGGTAGCGATGGAGCTGGAAAACTAGAGCGACGAACGCTCACAGACGGTCCAATGACcgacggccgacgatctcctcggtgtgtcagggcctttagaaaCTCGGGAAAGAATCCGATGCCCTTCATGTTGATAACTCATCATCAACATGAAGGGCAAAagatgttttgttattgttaagATACTTTTGATTAACTCAAGTAGCCGTTTGCCTGACAAACTGTTGGAGAGTttgggttttaaaaaagttaatttctaATAGTTGCCACTTCAATCTTAAACTTAATTTAAGTTGCAGAATTTCACCACATGCAGCAAACACCCCGTGTAAACGACCTGCCCTCAGTTTACCTATTCTACAATACACAcaaataatttataataattaattaaGAATATAATAATTTATAGTTCGGTTTAAAGAAGAGTGGGAATCGAACCTCCGACCTTCACAGTGCAGTTACCACACCTAATCATAGTCTGCTGTCAATGTCAGGTTTCTGATCACTGAGGGACAGaccttcatcctcttcatctttaCCTTGTTCGCCATGACCGCCACAGTGATGCACcagaggaggcggggcttagtACCCGACAGCAACGGCCTCTTCATGATCTACAGGTACTTATGAACAATCCCATGACCTGATGAGGAAagtacattttgattttgaaaccTTTAAAAACTGGTAACTTCTTTGGTCCCAGAAACAGACgataatttaaatttttttgtcctttgcAATTTTAGCTTtgatcagtttttttcttttcttgtgtcTATAAAAGAAAATCTCCGACTTTAACCAGGCCTTCATATGAATGATCTACCTTGAAAACAATTTTTCTGGACAGTGTCCTCTAGTGGCCATTGTCACTATAGCGGTAGAAAAGGCAGAAGTCACAGAGATGAAACTGATTTTGCACACTCTGTTTGttagtttctgtgcagctctgaTCCCGGTGGCGGTCTGGGTGGTCTGTCTGTGGAATGACGGCGTCCTGAGGAAGAAACATCCCGGGCTGATCTATATCCCCCAGCCTCGAGCCGTCTACACGCTCCACCAGACGACGTGTCTGCATTTGACGACTGAGGGATGAGAGAGGAGTCAACAATCCTCCCAGCTCATCAGTGTTACGCAAATCAACCACAAACAGTTTTCTTTAGAGCGAGGAGCCTCAAAAGAAGTCTAATGAATGGCAGTGTATCAACATAGACAGGGGAGGCGGTTTGGCCCACTTCCTCCTTTGTACAGTGACCATCAGCTGCAACATGAAACAGTCcatgagacacaaacacaccctcatAGCTAATCAGCA includes:
- the cln6b gene encoding ceroid-lipofuscinosis neuronal protein 6 homolog, which encodes MQPSIRRRQNPALHAAKFICSRSVGSEEIEVEVLSLKPRFHFDLWLCFTAQNWILDVGRPVATLILPADWFPLSRPGVAEYLHILYNISAPLVLLKMLEHSPRKPPRFATHLGIISIVMGTSLHLVADSITRRLFLIGYQLHLSVRENPLMQDLKLSSLIDAFELLFHFDDTLGHLMWYVPLFLALFLFFSGCFSRRKHGEKMPAAGWMLLAPNVAYYWFLITEGQTFILFIFTLFAMTATVMHQRRRGLVPDSNGLFMIYSFCAALIPVAVWVVCLWNDGVLRKKHPGLIYIPQPRAVYTLHQTTCLHLTTEG